The window AGACAAAATTGAATTTATCAAGGAACGGGTGGGACTGGAAATCGGGTTCCGGCATTCCTCATTGATCGGTCATAATTTGATTAAATTCCAATTCTCCTCGGCTCATTTTCAAGATCCAATTGACGTGGGCGTTTTAATTACAACCACCCGGAATTTTCAAAAATGGATTCGGGGAGACCATCATCATAACTGGTCCGGTTCCATGAACTTTGAAAAAGTGGAGCGCTATCTGCGTCACTTTACCGCCACCATCACCATGCCTATTTATTTAATCGGTATTGATATTGCTTAAAAAGATTTTTTTCTAAAAGAAATGCCCTTATAATGTAATATTATGGGCATTTTGTTTTTTTCAGCGCCTTTTGCCATACAATAAATAAGCAAATCTTTTAAAAGAGGGGATCGTCTTGCAGTTAAAAATAGCCTTGGGCCAAATGGAGATTGTGCCTGGAAGGCCGGATTTAAATAGTACAACCATGTTGGAGATGATCGGTGAAGCCCGGAAGCAGCAGGCGGATATCATTATTTTCCCGGAAATGTCCATCCCGGGATATTTGCTGGGGGACACCTGGGAGCAGGAAGCTTATTTGCAGGATTGTGAGGAATTTGGCAGGCAGATCGTACAAGCCTCCGGGGACATCACCATTTTATTTGGCAACGTGGCGGTGGATTGGCATAAGCGGGGTGACGACAGCCGGGTCCGTAAATACAATGCTTTTTTTATTGCCCAGAACGGCCGTTTAAAGGGGGACGATAATTTCCCCTATCCTTACAGGATTAAAACCCTTCAGCCCAACTACCGGGAGTTTGACGATGATCGGCACTTTTATAGTTTAAAAAAGCTGGCCCAGGAATTAAACCGGCAGCCGGAAGATCTGCTGAGTCCGGTTTTCATCACCATAAAAGGTCGGAGATTGGGTCTGGGCTGCCTTCTCTGTGAAGACGGCTGGAGTGACGATTACTTCACCAAAC is drawn from Desulforamulus ruminis DSM 2154 and contains these coding sequences:
- a CDS encoding BglII/BstYI family type II restriction endonuclease, translated to MRLTLVKNSYRQAHELLNARPAIKEEIERGLLSPELSPPTLSRVNFNDLLKQWLVRGGWQHHPTLFYEPVNPLDKIEFIKERVGLEIGFRHSSLIGHNLIKFQFSSAHFQDPIDVGVLITTTRNFQKWIRGDHHHNWSGSMNFEKVERYLRHFTATITMPIYLIGIDIA